Proteins from one Salinispora arenicola genomic window:
- a CDS encoding SIS domain-containing protein has translation MIDGAAGVRGHREADEALLDNLDALAERDPGGMLRHTASGGAQVRESAALAAEANLSVLADEGRPRAVVIAGIGTAGRTGDVLATVAGPRCPVPVIPHRSAGVPGWVGAADVVIAVSASGRSPEALGAAEAAHRRGARLVAVGAPDSQLQSVAERARAPFVPVPRRAPARASLWALTVPVLLAARMLGLVKVNEADLAETAARLDADADRCRPSAESFVNPAKSLALGLAGSIPIVWGSSPLATVAARRFGDTLSANARYPVVSGALGEAGRGRVGLLDGVFGGLVEGERDIFADPDRATAAETRLRLVLLRDGGLNPEDDADEPLVVEERRADAVQTLAERRGVRSDVVTAEGGSALERLASLITVPDFASIYLALAHGLDPMAVPAITEMKELANQ, from the coding sequence GTGATCGACGGCGCGGCCGGCGTTCGCGGCCACCGGGAAGCCGACGAGGCCCTGCTGGACAATCTGGATGCGCTCGCCGAGCGGGACCCGGGTGGGATGCTGCGGCACACTGCCTCCGGTGGGGCGCAGGTCCGCGAGTCAGCAGCCCTCGCCGCCGAGGCCAACCTGTCGGTGCTCGCCGACGAGGGGCGTCCGCGGGCGGTCGTGATCGCCGGGATCGGCACGGCCGGGCGGACCGGTGACGTGCTGGCGACGGTCGCCGGGCCGCGCTGCCCGGTTCCGGTGATCCCGCATCGCAGCGCCGGCGTGCCCGGCTGGGTGGGCGCCGCCGACGTGGTCATCGCGGTCAGCGCCTCCGGCCGCAGCCCGGAAGCGCTCGGTGCGGCCGAGGCGGCCCATCGGCGGGGTGCCCGCCTCGTCGCGGTCGGCGCCCCGGACTCCCAGTTGCAATCGGTCGCGGAGCGGGCCCGGGCACCCTTCGTCCCCGTGCCCCGGCGTGCCCCAGCGCGGGCGAGTCTCTGGGCGCTCACCGTGCCGGTGCTGCTGGCCGCGCGGATGCTCGGCCTGGTCAAGGTCAATGAGGCGGATCTGGCCGAGACCGCCGCCCGATTGGACGCCGACGCTGACCGGTGCCGGCCCTCCGCCGAGTCCTTCGTCAATCCGGCCAAGTCGCTCGCGCTGGGCCTGGCCGGCTCGATCCCGATCGTCTGGGGGTCGTCGCCGTTGGCCACCGTCGCGGCCCGCCGGTTCGGCGACACCCTGTCGGCGAACGCCCGGTATCCGGTCGTTTCCGGGGCGCTCGGCGAGGCGGGCCGCGGTCGGGTCGGCCTGCTCGACGGGGTCTTCGGCGGGTTGGTCGAGGGGGAGCGGGACATTTTCGCCGACCCCGACCGGGCGACAGCGGCCGAGACACGCCTGCGGTTGGTGCTGCTGCGCGACGGCGGCCTCAACCCGGAGGACGACGCCGATGAGCCGCTCGTGGTCGAGGAGCGGCGTGCTGACGCCGTCCAGACGCTCGCCGAGCGTCGGGGGGTGCGCAGCGATGTGGTCACCGCCGAAGGGGGCTCGGCGCTGGAGCGGCTTGCCTCACTGATCACGGTTCCGGACTTCGCCTCGATCTACCTCGCGCTGGCGCACGGACTCGACCCGATGGCCGTGCCGGCCATCACTGAGATGAAGGAGTTGGCCAACCAGTGA
- a CDS encoding Trm112 family protein: MALDPQLLEILACPDTHHAPLDYDAGAQTLTCTECGRIFEVRDDVPVLLLDEARGGPTERS; this comes from the coding sequence GTGGCCCTGGATCCGCAGTTGCTGGAGATTCTCGCCTGCCCGGACACACACCACGCCCCACTCGACTACGACGCCGGGGCACAGACGCTCACCTGCACGGAGTGCGGCCGGATCTTCGAGGTCCGAGACGACGTGCCGGTGCTCCTGCTGGACGAGGCACGCGGCGGCCCCACGGAGCGGTCGTGA
- a CDS encoding phosphomannomutase/phosphoglucomutase: protein MTDLSQIVKAYDVRGMVPHQWDEHVAEALGAAFAQVLTTGGETGDAVLIAHDMRATGPGLAAAFATGVRAAGRAVVELGLASTDMLYYASGSLDLPGAMFTASHNPAQYNGIKMCRSGARPIGQDSGLAEIRARAQALLDAGQARPAGPPSAPVHQRDLLADYAAYLRKLVDLTRIRPLKVVVDAGNGMGGYTVPTVLGDVALAALPLEIVPLYFELDGTFPNHEANPLDPKNLVDLQHAVRAEGADIGLAFDGDADRCFVVDERGEPVSPSAITALVATRELAKHPGSTVIHNLITSAAVPEIVRENGGQPVVSRVGHSFIKAEMARTNAIFGGEHSAHYYFRDFWFADTGMLAAMHTLAALGEQSLPLSVLASEYERYVASGEINSTVEEQAARVAEVRAAYPDAQADDTDGLTLRFADGAWLNLRASNTEPLLRLNVEAPTRERMASLRDAVLDRVRR from the coding sequence GTGACAGACCTGTCCCAGATCGTGAAGGCCTACGACGTGCGTGGGATGGTGCCGCACCAGTGGGACGAGCATGTCGCCGAGGCGCTTGGTGCCGCTTTCGCCCAGGTTCTCACCACTGGTGGGGAGACCGGCGACGCGGTGCTGATCGCCCACGACATGCGGGCCACCGGTCCGGGCCTCGCGGCTGCCTTCGCCACCGGTGTCCGCGCGGCCGGCCGCGCGGTCGTCGAACTGGGACTGGCCTCGACCGACATGCTGTATTACGCCTCCGGGTCGCTCGACCTACCCGGGGCGATGTTCACCGCCAGCCACAACCCGGCCCAGTACAACGGGATCAAAATGTGCCGCTCGGGGGCACGTCCCATCGGGCAGGACAGCGGCCTGGCCGAGATCCGAGCGCGGGCACAGGCGCTGCTGGACGCGGGCCAGGCCCGGCCGGCGGGGCCGCCGAGCGCGCCGGTCCACCAGCGCGACCTGCTCGCGGACTACGCGGCGTACCTGCGCAAGCTGGTCGACCTCACCCGGATTCGACCGCTGAAGGTCGTGGTGGACGCCGGCAACGGCATGGGCGGCTACACGGTCCCGACGGTGCTCGGCGATGTCGCGCTGGCGGCGCTGCCGCTCGAGATCGTGCCGCTCTACTTCGAGTTGGACGGCACCTTCCCCAACCACGAGGCGAACCCGCTGGACCCGAAGAACCTGGTCGACCTGCAACATGCGGTGCGGGCGGAGGGCGCGGACATCGGTCTGGCCTTCGATGGGGACGCCGATCGTTGCTTCGTGGTGGACGAGCGTGGGGAGCCGGTGTCGCCGTCCGCGATCACCGCGCTGGTCGCGACCCGTGAGCTGGCCAAGCACCCCGGATCAACGGTGATCCACAACTTGATCACATCCGCCGCCGTTCCGGAGATCGTTCGGGAGAACGGCGGACAGCCGGTCGTGTCCCGGGTCGGGCACTCGTTCATCAAGGCCGAGATGGCCAGGACCAACGCGATTTTCGGCGGCGAACACTCCGCGCACTACTACTTCCGGGACTTCTGGTTCGCCGATACCGGGATGCTCGCCGCCATGCACACTCTGGCGGCGCTGGGTGAGCAGTCGTTGCCGCTGTCGGTGCTGGCCAGTGAGTACGAGCGGTACGTGGCCTCCGGTGAGATCAACTCCACGGTTGAGGAGCAGGCGGCGCGCGTGGCCGAGGTACGGGCCGCGTACCCGGACGCACAAGCCGACGACACCGATGGCCTCACCCTGCGCTTCGCCGACGGCGCCTGGCTCAACCTGCGGGCCTCCAACACCGAGCCGTTGCTGCGGCTCAACGTCGAGGCCCCGACCCGGGAACGCATGGCATCACTGCGCGATGCGGTGCTCGACCGGGTTCGCCGATAA
- a CDS encoding aldehyde dehydrogenase family protein — translation MESVAFHVAARPAHGEQELTVHHPYDGRVVGRTTFATPNQVETAVAAAAAVAPTAAALPAYLRAAALDHVHRRLAQRADEVAALITAENGKPIKWARAEVRRAIGTFRWAAEEARRFSGELQRLDTDPAAAGRLALVRRVPRGPVLGISPFNFPLNLVAHKVAPAIAVGAPIIVKPAPATPLSALLLGELLAETDLPEGMFSVLPLPNERAAGLVADPRLPVVSFTGSGPVGAAIRRSVPDKHVTLELGGNAAVVICADWSAEEDLTFAADRIATFANYQAGQSCIAVQRVYVHEFLYDGFLPRLVAAVRELRTGDPSSELTDVGPLVSEVAARRVEEWVDEAVAAGATIEVGGRREGATFPPTVLSGVPRDARVSAEEVFGPVLVAARAGSDDAAFAAVNDSAYGLQAGVFTHRLDTAFRAGQALEVGGVIVGDVPSYRADQMPYGGVKASGVGREGVRSAMDDYTEPRVLVLTGVTG, via the coding sequence GTGGAGTCCGTAGCCTTCCATGTCGCAGCCCGCCCCGCCCACGGTGAGCAGGAGCTGACTGTGCACCATCCGTACGACGGGCGCGTCGTCGGGCGTACCACTTTCGCCACCCCGAACCAGGTCGAGACCGCCGTCGCGGCCGCTGCCGCGGTGGCCCCGACGGCCGCCGCCCTGCCCGCGTACCTGCGGGCGGCGGCCCTGGACCACGTCCATCGGCGTCTCGCCCAGCGCGCCGACGAGGTGGCGGCGCTGATCACCGCCGAGAACGGCAAGCCGATCAAATGGGCGCGCGCCGAGGTGCGGCGGGCAATAGGTACGTTCCGGTGGGCCGCCGAGGAGGCTCGGCGTTTCTCCGGGGAGTTGCAGCGTCTGGACACCGATCCGGCCGCCGCCGGCCGGCTGGCGTTGGTCCGCCGGGTGCCGCGGGGCCCCGTGCTGGGAATCTCCCCGTTCAACTTCCCGCTGAACCTGGTGGCGCACAAGGTCGCGCCGGCGATCGCGGTCGGTGCACCGATCATCGTCAAACCGGCCCCGGCCACCCCGCTGTCCGCGTTGCTGCTCGGTGAGCTGCTGGCCGAGACCGACCTGCCGGAGGGCATGTTCTCGGTGCTGCCGCTGCCCAACGAGCGCGCCGCCGGGCTCGTCGCCGACCCGCGGCTGCCGGTGGTGTCGTTCACCGGCTCCGGTCCGGTGGGCGCGGCCATCCGTCGGTCGGTGCCGGACAAGCACGTGACCCTGGAGTTGGGCGGCAACGCGGCGGTGGTGATCTGTGCGGACTGGAGCGCCGAGGAGGACCTGACCTTCGCCGCGGACCGGATCGCGACCTTCGCGAACTACCAGGCCGGACAGTCCTGTATCGCGGTGCAGCGGGTGTACGTGCACGAGTTCCTCTACGACGGCTTCCTGCCCCGGCTGGTCGCGGCGGTGCGGGAGTTGCGGACCGGTGACCCCTCGTCCGAGCTCACCGACGTCGGTCCGCTGGTCTCCGAGGTGGCCGCCCGCCGGGTCGAGGAATGGGTGGACGAGGCCGTTGCGGCGGGCGCCACCATCGAGGTCGGCGGTCGCCGGGAGGGCGCCACGTTCCCGCCCACGGTGCTGTCCGGGGTGCCGCGGGACGCCAGGGTCAGTGCCGAGGAGGTGTTCGGGCCGGTGCTGGTGGCAGCCAGGGCGGGCAGCGACGACGCCGCGTTCGCGGCGGTCAACGATTCGGCGTACGGGTTGCAGGCGGGCGTTTTCACCCACCGGCTGGACACGGCGTTCCGCGCCGGACAGGCCCTGGAGGTGGGCGGGGTGATCGTCGGGGACGTGCCGTCGTACCGCGCCGACCAGATGCCGTACGGCGGGGTGAAGGCATCCGGCGTCGGACGGGAGGGCGTGCGCAGCGCGATGGACGACTACACCGAGCCGCGCGTCCTGGTCCTCACCGGCGTCACCGGGTAG